Proteins from one Argopecten irradians isolate NY chromosome 15, Ai_NY, whole genome shotgun sequence genomic window:
- the LOC138308631 gene encoding uncharacterized protein translates to MDPTKQSMFYCRMGTGLVFTVLTVIFLTIADIAIAVVYPDIMANDDTACSLKASFSLFIIATIGQVVMAVYDAALLYATVQTNVTCPCECYHMKVISHFVTCSVIFLGAMVYGIKSPERVFYGFWLALVSGFFALANALMWLLTQQTKRFLKAAGVNVSNLEKGKMHDGTDIAK, encoded by the exons ATGGATCCGACCAAGCAGAGTATGTTCTATTGCCGGATGGGGACAGGGCTAGTATTTACTGTACTTACAGTGATATTTCTTACCATCGCTGATATCGCCATAGCTGTAGTCTACCCCGACATCATGGCAAATGACGATACAG CGTGTTCTTTAAAGGCCTCCTTCTCACTGTTCATTATTGCGACGATTGGACAGGTTGTGATGGCAGTCTATGATGCCGCACTGTTGTATGCTACGGTCCAAACCAATGTCACGTGTCCGTGTGAGTGCTATCACATGAAGGTCATTAGTCATTTCGTAACAT GTTCTGTGATATTCTTGGGCGCCATGGTATACGGCATCAAGAGTCCAGAGAGAGTTTTCTATGGCTTCTGGCTAGCCCTGGTTTCCGGGTTCTTCGCCTTGGCCAACGCGCTGATGTGGCTTTTGACCCAGCAGACAAAGCGTTTCCTCAAAGCGGCCGGGGTCAACGTTTCAAATCTTGAGAAGGGCAAAATGCATGACGGGACAGACATCGCCAAATAA
- the LOC138308399 gene encoding uncharacterized protein, producing MSDPTQQGMFYCRMVTGLALTGVSLVLLGVADVSIGVIYENILFNDEAACSLKAAYSMFIITTIIQFVIAVYDIALLCLLLQTGSPRVCCDCQYLKVSGHFSSCILLFIGVMIYGIKDPEMVGYYNVLSLLTGILLFIGVMIYGIKDPEMVGYYNVLSLLTGILLFIGVMIYGIKDPEMVGYYNVLSLLTGILLFIGVMIYGIKDPEMVGYYNVLSLLTGILLFIGVMIYGIKDPEMVGYYNVMSLLTGILLFIGVMIYGIKDPEMVGYYNVLSLLTGILLFIGVMIYGIKDPEMVGYYNVLSLLTGILLFIGVMIYGIKDPEMVGYYNVLSLLTGILLFIGVMIYGIKDPEMVGYYNVMSLLTGILLFIGVMIYGIKDPEMVGYYNVLSLLTGILLFIGVMIYGIKDPEMVGYYNVLSLLTGILLFIGVMIYGIKDPEMVGYYNVLSLLTGILLFIGVMIYGIKDPEMVGYYNVMSFDRYPTLYRGDDLRYKGPGDGWLL from the exons ATGTCTGACCCGACTCAACAAGGGATGTTCTACTGTCGGATGGTCACAGGTTTAGCACTGACAGGAGTATCCTTGGTTTTATTGGGTGTTGCTGACGTTTCTATAGGCGTTATCTACGAGAATATCCTCTTTAACGACGAAGCAG caTGTTCGCTGAAGGCTGCTTACTCGATGTTCATTATAACAACAATCATACAATTCGTGATAGCGGTGTACGATATAGCACTGCTGTGTCTATTGCTCCAGACAGGATCTCCGCGTGTTTGCTGTGACTGTCAATACTTGAAAGTCTCAGGTCATTTCTCGTCAT gtaTCCTACTCTTTATCGGGGTGATGATCTACGGTATAAAGGACCCAGAGATGGTTGGTTACTATAATGtgttgtctttgttgacaggtaTCCTACTCTTTATCGGGGTGATGATCTACGGTATAAAGGACCCGGAGATGGTCGGTTACTATAATGtgttgtctttgttgacaggtaTCCTACTCTTTATCGGGGTGATGATCTACGGTATAAAGGACCCGGAGATGGTTGGTTACTATAATGtgttgtctttgttgacaggtaTCCTACTCTTTATCGGGGTGATGATCTACGGTATAAAGGACCCGGAGATGGTTGGTTACTATAATGtgttgtctttgttgacaggtaTCCTACTCTTTATCGGGGTGATGATCTACGGTATAAAGGACCCAGAGATGGTTGGTTACTATAATGTgatgtctttgttgacaggtaTCCTACTCTTTATCGGGGTGATGATCTACGGTATAAAGGACCCGGAGATGGTTGGTTACTATAATGtgttgtctttgttgacaggtaTCCTACTCTTTATCGGGGTGATGATCTACGGTATAAAGGACCCAGAGATGGTTGGTTACTATAATGtgttgtctttgttgacaggtaTCCTACTCTTTATCGGGGTGATGATCTACGGTATAAAGGACCCGGAGATGGTTGGTTACTATAATGtgttgtctttgttgacaggtaTCCTACTCTTTATCGGGGTGATGATCTACGGTATAAAGGACCCAGAGATGGTTGGTTACTATAATGTgatgtctttgttgacaggtaTCCTACTCTTTATCGGGGTGATGATCTACGGTATAAAGGACCCAGAGATGGTTGGTTACTATAATGtgttgtctttgttgacaggtaTCCTACTCTTTATCGGGGTGATGATCTACGGTATAAAGGACCCAGAGATGGTTGGTTACTATAATGtgttgtctttgttgacaggtaTCCTACTCTTTATCGGGGTGATGATCTACGGTATAAAGGACCCAGAGATGGTTGGTTACTATAATGtgttgtctttgttgacaggtaTCCTACTCTTTATCGGGGTGATGATCTACGGTATAAAGGACCCAGAGATGGTTGGTTACTATAATGTAATGTCTTTTGACAGGTATCCTACTCTTTATCGGGGTGATGATCTACGGTATAAAGGACCCGGAGATGGTTGGTTACTATAA